TGGTTgccttctcgcgctggagctcggcctccttgccttggagctcgacctccttgcgctggagttcggcctccttctgctcgagcgccaTCCAAACACGCTGCAGCTGGGCAGTATGCACCTCGGCCTCCTGAGCCTTCTGCACCACCGCGGCCCTCTGGGCGTCACGCTCGCCGGCGGTCtacgccagctcctcctctagcaccCGCTGGCATGCCCCCAGGTCAGTCATCtaggtgttggcgtcgatgttccTGAGCACTAGGGTGGCGTTGTGCTATCCTAGCCAGtgcatctgggagtacagccagGTCAGCTCGGAGCTCTTCTTGCACGAaatgtccctcagccgctgcaaatAGAAGAGCGTGAGCGAAACGCACAAAAGCAAGACCAAACACGAACGATTCCTAGGAGAGAGGCACCTACCTGACTGATCTGGAGGTCCGTCgtccggtgaagctccagggcGCATTCGAGGTGGCCCTGAATCTGACCGCCGATCTCGAACTACGCCTTCCAGAccgcctcctcctcttggtCGCTGCGGAGAAACTCCAAGGGGACTCTAGACTGGATGATCGCCCCATGAccgggcccctcggacgtccctgTGCCGAGCACATCCTCGGAGTCCCCACACTCCCCGCTGCTCTGTGGCAGCTCCATAAGCGGCCCCACGCTTGCCGACGCCATTtgcaccatcgccgccgcagcagcaccctCATCCCCGGCCCTCGCAAGCTCCGGGACACGGGTCTCCTCCACTGCAGACGCCCTGAGCATCGACTCCACTTCTGTGacaccctcgaccccagccctcgggggctggGGGCTGCTAGGGACACCTCCTCACTTTGGCTGGTGGGGCATTCTTGTGCACCCCCACCAGCTCCTGCTCCCCCTATCTCTGGCTGGGCGGCATTGCCTGCTTCGCCCTCGCCGGTTCCGACTTCCGGCTGGGCGGCGGCATCCGCTCCGCCCCTGCCGGCTTCGACCTCCGGCTGGGCAGCTCTCCCCACGCCACCCCAGCCGGCTTCATCCTCGGCGTCGGCCCGGGCGGCCTCCGCGGTcccgctctggccggcgtcgcctctGCTCTCCTGTGCTCGGGCCAGCTGGGACTCCAGGGTCCCCCGGGCCATCGCCTCTtggagcttcgcggcctccgccactatGTCCACGACGGGCAGAGGCTGCGGCGCTGTGTGCGGCATTGCGTGCGCCCTGGTCTTGAGGGTCTTGGTCGGTGTAGGCTAGGCCGCATTCCTGGCGATGATcccggagctgggtaatcgGGGGAGAAGCGCTGAAGTCAGCAGGATTGAGAAGGACGAGTAGATGGA
This genomic interval from Panicum virgatum strain AP13 chromosome 8K, P.virgatum_v5, whole genome shotgun sequence contains the following:
- the LOC120645649 gene encoding paraneoplastic antigen Ma6F-like; its protein translation is MPHTAPQPLPVVDIVAEAAKLQEAMARGTLESQLARAQESRGDAGQSGTAEAARADAEDEAGWGGVGRAAQPEVEAGRGGADAAAQPEVGTGEGEAGNAAQPEIGGAGAGGGAQECPTSQMEETRVPELARAGDEGAAAAAMVQMASASVGPLMELPQSSGECGDSEDVLGTGTSEGPGHGAIIQSRVPLEFLRSDQEEEAVWKA